A single genomic interval of Asterias amurensis chromosome 1, ASM3211899v1 harbors:
- the LOC139941508 gene encoding uncharacterized protein isoform X1 encodes MLKMPRQTGAFPPANNLLQKKWNERAYKQHLEKRKAMTTGLNTRKPKSYLHMQLNLKKIQLEEERQEAIDQENRILLAKLTTVIRSAGQLDNWNEEYDDLPKSLNKPHMQREQERIATENSKLTKKLTKVTAEYNLDQWEDEYLLHGYYLSLKAQETKGFEVDTRGFEDDEPHFYNRDREVATANGSVSQFDGGRSETEEQADELSTTTGSTSKPKTTTKTTQQSKKAPGPFRRVKPQPRLPLLGQPRKKEEEKRKKELASKPAPYNDKEDAAKLFKTTKEMSRADPVLTKTLARRTYSQRQQTMTTFEKQYELDLEVELIEIMDDEWNEFITTLLAKREMIDATACHQALKGGLPLTDTMIELLCTRNNSALSSIKKTYNKEYSTNLMDDIKSETKGQLRHLFLALAKGTRMESTAVDADRAEHDAEILMGEPDNERWKADSGKMAELFRIASFAQIREVLEHYEQLTESRVQDEFRSTLAGDYRDAMQALVKCLYNCAMYMAERLRISLVRKNSSSLIRLLVTRSEIDMPQIRKAYRQRYGETLMDAIETLCKEPCKKALVSMVLVHGALKNQQDQEEDQKARGAFSATKVPTLPKVAPPKAKPLRRPSPNKAAILKPSNPLMQSIKTQAAKESILVPPRRVVKPKKTVTVVDPRAKQSPPSSGQRSNTSRQSLFKAKRPLPVSSRTSLNSPGKSSVKSAETKGREEKTEEKPTSATRATSGASQKDVVDPETAKSEAASDKTSQGIDNEKDATQEKMIENKDTSNETEDAGIEFTKTNEKELVQTESDGDKTQTIEEDQSDKTAAEPQDKPKAVAASPETNAQVEQSIEPVKPNSPTEKPSQDDNSRATVSQQGAKTKQEKETS; translated from the exons ATGTTGAAGATGCCTCGACAAACTGGTGCCTTTCCTCCGGCTAACAACCTCTTGCAGAAGAAATGGAACGAAAGAGCTTACAAACAACATTTGGAAAAG AGGAAAGCAATGACTACTGGTCTGAATACCAGGAAACCTAAATCTTACCTGCATATGCAGTTGAACCTCAAGAAAATACAG CTTGAAGAAGAGAGACAAGAAGCGATTGACCAGGAGAATCGGATTCTTCTAGCTAAACTGACCACAGTCATCAGGTCAGCTGGACAACTAGACAACTGGAATGAGGAATATGATGACCTCCCTAAAAG TTTGAACAAACCTCACATGCAGCGAGAACAGGAGAGGATTGCAACCGAAAATAGTAAATTGACAAAGAAACTGACTAAAGTTACCGCAGAATATAATCTGGATCAATGG GAGGATGAATATCTTCTTCATGGATACTATCTCTCATTGAAAGCTCAAGAAACTAAAGGTTTTGAAGTGGATACCAGAGGCTTTGAAGATGATGAGCCACATTTCTATAACAGAGATAGAGAGGTTGCGACGGCTAATGGA TCTGTGTCTCAGTTTGATGGTGGACGAAGCGAGACTGAGGAGCAAGCTGATGAACTTAGTACCACTACAGGGAGTACAAGCAAGCCCAAGACAACAACCAAGACAACG CAGCAATCTAAGAAGGCACCAGGACCATTCCGAAGGGTCAAGCCCCAGCCGCGACTTCCTCTTCTTGGACAACCAAggaaaaaggaagaagaaaaaagaaag AAAGAACTAGCGAGTAAACCCGCACCTTACAATGACAAGGAAGATGCAGCTAAACTCTtcaaaacaactaaagaaatGT CAAGAGCCGATCCAGTGCTTACAAAGACACTTGCAAGACGGACCTACAGTCAGAGACAGCAAACAATGACTACATTTGAGAAGCAGTATGAGCTG gATCTTGAAGTGGAATTAATCGAAATAATGGATGATGAATGGAATGAATTTATCACAACTCTTCTTGCAAAACGAGAAATGATTGATGCTACAGCATGTCATCAAGCACTCAAG GGTGGCCTACCTCTCACAGATACAATGATTGAACTCCTGTGTACACGAAATAACTCA GCACTCAGTTCAATCAAGAAGACGTATAATAAGGAGTATTCCACTAACTTAATGGATGACATTAAGAGTGAAACCAAGGGTCAACTCAGACATCTCTTCCTTGCTCTAGCTAAG GGTACCCGTATGGAGAGCACAGCAGTGGATGCTGATAGAGCTGAGCATGATGCAGAGATCTTGATGGGAGAACCTGATAATGAGAGATGGAAAGCAGACTCGGGCAAGATGGCTGAGTTGTTCAGAATAGCAAGCTTTGCTCAAATTAGAGAAGTGCTGGAACATTATGAGCAG CTGACTGAGAGCAGAGTCCAGGATGAGTTTCGCTCGACGCTAGCAGGAGACTATCGAGATGCAATGCAAGCATTGG TTAAGTGTCTGTATAACTGTGCTATGTACATGGCAGAGAGACTTCGAATTAGTCTAGTCAGGAAGAACAGCTCCAGCTTAATCCGCCTTCTTGTCACAAGATCTGAG ATTGATATGCCACAGATAAGGAAGGCTTACAGACAGCGTTATGGTGAGACATTGATGGATGCTATAGAGACTCTATGTAAGGAGCCTTGTAAGAAAGCTCTGGTCAGTATGGTTCTTGTACATGGAGCTCTCAAGAATCAACAAGATCAAGAAGAAGATCAGAAG GCACGAGGTGCTTTCAGCGCCACTAAGGTGCCAACCCTCCCTAAGGTGGCTCCTCCTAAAGCGAAACCCCTACGACGTCCCTCACCTAACAAAGCAGCCATACTGAAACCAAGCAACCCTCTGATGCAAAGTATCAAGACACAAGCTGCAAAAGAGTCAATCCTTGTACCTCCTAGGAGGGTCGTCAAACCTAAGAAGACTGTGACTGTGGTGGACCCTAGAGCTAAACAG TCTCCACCATCTTCAGGCCAGAGATCAAATACTTCAAGACAAAGTCTCTTTAAGGCTAAGAGACCTTTACCAGTGTCTTCAAGAACATCCTTAAACTCACCAGGAAAGTCTTCAGTCAAATCAGCTGAAACGAAGGGAAGGGAAGAGAAGACTGAAGAAAAACCCACATCAGCAACAAGAGCTACGTCAGGTGCATCTCAGAAAGATGTAGTGGACCCTGAAACTGCCAAATCTGAAGCTGCATCTGATAAAACATCTCAAGGAATTGATAACGAGAAAGATGCTACTCAAGAAAAGATGATAGAGAACAAGGACACTTCCAATGAAACTGAAGATGCTGGTATTGAATTTACAAAAACTAATGAGAAAGAGTTAGTTCAGACAGAGAGTGATGGAGACAAGACGCAGACAATTGAAGAGGATCAGTCAGATAAGACTGCTGCCGAACCACAAGATAAGCCTAAGGCTGTTGCTGCTTCACCTGAAACCAATGCACAGGTTGAGCAATCTATTGAGCCAGTTAAACCAAACTCACCAACAGAAAAACCAAGTCAAGATGATAACTCAAGGGCAACAGTGAGCCAACAAGGAGCAAAGACTAAACAGGAGAAAGAAACTTCTTGA
- the LOC139941508 gene encoding uncharacterized protein isoform X2: protein MLKMPRQTGAFPPANNLLQKKWNERAYKQHLEKRKAMTTGLNTRKPKSYLHMQLNLKKIQLEEERQEAIDQENRILLAKLTTVIRSAGQLDNWNEEYDDLPKSLNKPHMQREQERIATENSKLTKKLTKVTAEYNLDQWEDEYLLHGYYLSLKAQETKGFEVDTRGFEDDEPHFYNRDREVATANGSVSQFDGGRSETEEQADELSTTTGSTSKPKTTTKTTQSKKAPGPFRRVKPQPRLPLLGQPRKKEEEKRKKELASKPAPYNDKEDAAKLFKTTKEMSRADPVLTKTLARRTYSQRQQTMTTFEKQYELDLEVELIEIMDDEWNEFITTLLAKREMIDATACHQALKGGLPLTDTMIELLCTRNNSALSSIKKTYNKEYSTNLMDDIKSETKGQLRHLFLALAKGTRMESTAVDADRAEHDAEILMGEPDNERWKADSGKMAELFRIASFAQIREVLEHYEQLTESRVQDEFRSTLAGDYRDAMQALVKCLYNCAMYMAERLRISLVRKNSSSLIRLLVTRSEIDMPQIRKAYRQRYGETLMDAIETLCKEPCKKALVSMVLVHGALKNQQDQEEDQKARGAFSATKVPTLPKVAPPKAKPLRRPSPNKAAILKPSNPLMQSIKTQAAKESILVPPRRVVKPKKTVTVVDPRAKQSPPSSGQRSNTSRQSLFKAKRPLPVSSRTSLNSPGKSSVKSAETKGREEKTEEKPTSATRATSGASQKDVVDPETAKSEAASDKTSQGIDNEKDATQEKMIENKDTSNETEDAGIEFTKTNEKELVQTESDGDKTQTIEEDQSDKTAAEPQDKPKAVAASPETNAQVEQSIEPVKPNSPTEKPSQDDNSRATVSQQGAKTKQEKETS from the exons ATGTTGAAGATGCCTCGACAAACTGGTGCCTTTCCTCCGGCTAACAACCTCTTGCAGAAGAAATGGAACGAAAGAGCTTACAAACAACATTTGGAAAAG AGGAAAGCAATGACTACTGGTCTGAATACCAGGAAACCTAAATCTTACCTGCATATGCAGTTGAACCTCAAGAAAATACAG CTTGAAGAAGAGAGACAAGAAGCGATTGACCAGGAGAATCGGATTCTTCTAGCTAAACTGACCACAGTCATCAGGTCAGCTGGACAACTAGACAACTGGAATGAGGAATATGATGACCTCCCTAAAAG TTTGAACAAACCTCACATGCAGCGAGAACAGGAGAGGATTGCAACCGAAAATAGTAAATTGACAAAGAAACTGACTAAAGTTACCGCAGAATATAATCTGGATCAATGG GAGGATGAATATCTTCTTCATGGATACTATCTCTCATTGAAAGCTCAAGAAACTAAAGGTTTTGAAGTGGATACCAGAGGCTTTGAAGATGATGAGCCACATTTCTATAACAGAGATAGAGAGGTTGCGACGGCTAATGGA TCTGTGTCTCAGTTTGATGGTGGACGAAGCGAGACTGAGGAGCAAGCTGATGAACTTAGTACCACTACAGGGAGTACAAGCAAGCCCAAGACAACAACCAAGACAACG CAATCTAAGAAGGCACCAGGACCATTCCGAAGGGTCAAGCCCCAGCCGCGACTTCCTCTTCTTGGACAACCAAggaaaaaggaagaagaaaaaagaaag AAAGAACTAGCGAGTAAACCCGCACCTTACAATGACAAGGAAGATGCAGCTAAACTCTtcaaaacaactaaagaaatGT CAAGAGCCGATCCAGTGCTTACAAAGACACTTGCAAGACGGACCTACAGTCAGAGACAGCAAACAATGACTACATTTGAGAAGCAGTATGAGCTG gATCTTGAAGTGGAATTAATCGAAATAATGGATGATGAATGGAATGAATTTATCACAACTCTTCTTGCAAAACGAGAAATGATTGATGCTACAGCATGTCATCAAGCACTCAAG GGTGGCCTACCTCTCACAGATACAATGATTGAACTCCTGTGTACACGAAATAACTCA GCACTCAGTTCAATCAAGAAGACGTATAATAAGGAGTATTCCACTAACTTAATGGATGACATTAAGAGTGAAACCAAGGGTCAACTCAGACATCTCTTCCTTGCTCTAGCTAAG GGTACCCGTATGGAGAGCACAGCAGTGGATGCTGATAGAGCTGAGCATGATGCAGAGATCTTGATGGGAGAACCTGATAATGAGAGATGGAAAGCAGACTCGGGCAAGATGGCTGAGTTGTTCAGAATAGCAAGCTTTGCTCAAATTAGAGAAGTGCTGGAACATTATGAGCAG CTGACTGAGAGCAGAGTCCAGGATGAGTTTCGCTCGACGCTAGCAGGAGACTATCGAGATGCAATGCAAGCATTGG TTAAGTGTCTGTATAACTGTGCTATGTACATGGCAGAGAGACTTCGAATTAGTCTAGTCAGGAAGAACAGCTCCAGCTTAATCCGCCTTCTTGTCACAAGATCTGAG ATTGATATGCCACAGATAAGGAAGGCTTACAGACAGCGTTATGGTGAGACATTGATGGATGCTATAGAGACTCTATGTAAGGAGCCTTGTAAGAAAGCTCTGGTCAGTATGGTTCTTGTACATGGAGCTCTCAAGAATCAACAAGATCAAGAAGAAGATCAGAAG GCACGAGGTGCTTTCAGCGCCACTAAGGTGCCAACCCTCCCTAAGGTGGCTCCTCCTAAAGCGAAACCCCTACGACGTCCCTCACCTAACAAAGCAGCCATACTGAAACCAAGCAACCCTCTGATGCAAAGTATCAAGACACAAGCTGCAAAAGAGTCAATCCTTGTACCTCCTAGGAGGGTCGTCAAACCTAAGAAGACTGTGACTGTGGTGGACCCTAGAGCTAAACAG TCTCCACCATCTTCAGGCCAGAGATCAAATACTTCAAGACAAAGTCTCTTTAAGGCTAAGAGACCTTTACCAGTGTCTTCAAGAACATCCTTAAACTCACCAGGAAAGTCTTCAGTCAAATCAGCTGAAACGAAGGGAAGGGAAGAGAAGACTGAAGAAAAACCCACATCAGCAACAAGAGCTACGTCAGGTGCATCTCAGAAAGATGTAGTGGACCCTGAAACTGCCAAATCTGAAGCTGCATCTGATAAAACATCTCAAGGAATTGATAACGAGAAAGATGCTACTCAAGAAAAGATGATAGAGAACAAGGACACTTCCAATGAAACTGAAGATGCTGGTATTGAATTTACAAAAACTAATGAGAAAGAGTTAGTTCAGACAGAGAGTGATGGAGACAAGACGCAGACAATTGAAGAGGATCAGTCAGATAAGACTGCTGCCGAACCACAAGATAAGCCTAAGGCTGTTGCTGCTTCACCTGAAACCAATGCACAGGTTGAGCAATCTATTGAGCCAGTTAAACCAAACTCACCAACAGAAAAACCAAGTCAAGATGATAACTCAAGGGCAACAGTGAGCCAACAAGGAGCAAAGACTAAACAGGAGAAAGAAACTTCTTGA
- the LOC139941524 gene encoding 2-Hydroxyacid oxidase 1-like isoform X1 → MISLDDFEKYARDNLPRSVFNHVSSGADDQQTLQDNRNAFKRLRIRPRVLRDVSKRDLSATILGQHVPFPIGICPSAIQKHNGSDGEMATAKAASSMESIMILSTYSSTSLEEVASAAPTGHLWFQLYVLKDREKTARLVCRAEKAGYKAIVFTADTPYAGRKLNDERSGGFKPTVRLFDTFTFRCPNVESSSGQSSYGSSEISPSVTWSYIRWIQSLSSLPVIIKGIMSGDSAREAVAAGVDGIMVSNHGGRQLDGVLASIDILPEVIAVTQGTNVEVYLDGGVRLGTDVLKALALGAKAVFIGRPVWWGLTYKGEEGVRQVLELLRDELSLAMALSGCASVNDLSPSMLIRGHPSNL, encoded by the exons ATGATAAGTTTGGATGATTTTGAGAAGTATGCGAGAGACAATCTGCCTAGAAGTGTCTTTAATCATGTCAGTAGCGGTGCAGATGATCAACAGACCCTCCAGGACAATCGGAATGCCTTCAAAAG ACTTCGCATCCGTCCCCGGGTATTAAGAGATGTTTCCAAGAGAGATCTATCAGCAACTATTCTCGGCCAGCATGTACCATTTCCAATTGGTATTTGCCCATCAGCCATTCAGAAACATAATGGCAGTGATGGGGAGATGGCCACAGCAAAAG CTGCATCCTCCATGGAGTCCATAATGATTCTCAGCACATATTCCTCTACTAGCCTCGAAGAAGTTGCAAGTGCAGCACCAACCGGCCATCTTTGGTTTCAACTTTACGTCCTTAAAGATCGGGAAAAGACAGCAAGGCTTGTTTGCAGAGCCGAGAAGGCTGGATATAAAGCCATTGTATTTACAGCTGACACTCCATATGCCGGCAGGAAATTAAATGACGAGCGATCAGGTGGATTTAAACCCACAGTCAG ACTTTTTGACACTTTTACTTTCAGATGTCCCAACGTAGAAAGCAGTTCTGGTCAATCTTCATATGGCTCATCAGAAATATCACCGTCAGTTACTTGGTCTTATATAAGATGGATTCAAAGTCTCTCAAGTCTACCAGTCATAATCAAAGGAATCATGTCAG GAGATAGTGCAAGAGAAGCAGTGGCGGCTGGAGTGGATGGGATAATGGTGTCAAATCATGGTGGAAGACAATTAGATGGTGTTCTAGCAAGT ATTGATATACTACCAGAAGTCATTGCTGTAACTCAAGGCACTAATGTAGAAGTATACTTAGACGGTGGAGTCCGTCTTGGGACTGACGTCTTGAAGGCATTAGCTCTAGGAGCCAAGGCAGTGTTCATTGGAAGACCTGTATGGTGGGGTCTAACCTACAAA GGTGAGGAAGGAGTGAGGCAAGTACTTGAGCTTCTCCGAGATGAATTGAGTCTGGCCATGGCCCTTTCAG GTTGTGCGTCAGTGAATGATTTGAGTCCATCTATGCTGATTAGAGGCCATCCCAGTAATCTGTAA
- the LOC139941524 gene encoding 2-Hydroxyacid oxidase 1-like isoform X2, whose amino-acid sequence MISLDDFEKYARDNLPRSVFNHVSSGADDQQTLQDNRNAFKRLRIRPRVLRDVSKRDLSATILGQHVPFPIGICPSAIQKHNGSDGEMATAKAASSMESIMILSTYSSTSLEEVASAAPTGHLWFQLYVLKDREKTARLVCRAEKAGYKAIVFTADTPYAGRKLNDERSGGFKPTVRCPNVESSSGQSSYGSSEISPSVTWSYIRWIQSLSSLPVIIKGIMSGDSAREAVAAGVDGIMVSNHGGRQLDGVLASIDILPEVIAVTQGTNVEVYLDGGVRLGTDVLKALALGAKAVFIGRPVWWGLTYKGEEGVRQVLELLRDELSLAMALSGCASVNDLSPSMLIRGHPSNL is encoded by the exons ATGATAAGTTTGGATGATTTTGAGAAGTATGCGAGAGACAATCTGCCTAGAAGTGTCTTTAATCATGTCAGTAGCGGTGCAGATGATCAACAGACCCTCCAGGACAATCGGAATGCCTTCAAAAG ACTTCGCATCCGTCCCCGGGTATTAAGAGATGTTTCCAAGAGAGATCTATCAGCAACTATTCTCGGCCAGCATGTACCATTTCCAATTGGTATTTGCCCATCAGCCATTCAGAAACATAATGGCAGTGATGGGGAGATGGCCACAGCAAAAG CTGCATCCTCCATGGAGTCCATAATGATTCTCAGCACATATTCCTCTACTAGCCTCGAAGAAGTTGCAAGTGCAGCACCAACCGGCCATCTTTGGTTTCAACTTTACGTCCTTAAAGATCGGGAAAAGACAGCAAGGCTTGTTTGCAGAGCCGAGAAGGCTGGATATAAAGCCATTGTATTTACAGCTGACACTCCATATGCCGGCAGGAAATTAAATGACGAGCGATCAGGTGGATTTAAACCCACAGTCAG ATGTCCCAACGTAGAAAGCAGTTCTGGTCAATCTTCATATGGCTCATCAGAAATATCACCGTCAGTTACTTGGTCTTATATAAGATGGATTCAAAGTCTCTCAAGTCTACCAGTCATAATCAAAGGAATCATGTCAG GAGATAGTGCAAGAGAAGCAGTGGCGGCTGGAGTGGATGGGATAATGGTGTCAAATCATGGTGGAAGACAATTAGATGGTGTTCTAGCAAGT ATTGATATACTACCAGAAGTCATTGCTGTAACTCAAGGCACTAATGTAGAAGTATACTTAGACGGTGGAGTCCGTCTTGGGACTGACGTCTTGAAGGCATTAGCTCTAGGAGCCAAGGCAGTGTTCATTGGAAGACCTGTATGGTGGGGTCTAACCTACAAA GGTGAGGAAGGAGTGAGGCAAGTACTTGAGCTTCTCCGAGATGAATTGAGTCTGGCCATGGCCCTTTCAG GTTGTGCGTCAGTGAATGATTTGAGTCCATCTATGCTGATTAGAGGCCATCCCAGTAATCTGTAA